TAAGAACTGATCCTGCCTGACAGCTTGTTGTCGGGCAGGATTTTTATGTTTAACAGGAGATTCTTTCAAGGAGGAAGCGGTATGGCAGGGCAAAGTATCGGCAAGGTGAAGGGGATCACTCAATATCCGGTCAAGTCTTTGGCAGGAAACGATATGTCCAAGGCGGTTATTGAAGCGTACGGACTATACGGAGACCGGAGCCATGCGTTTGTGGACGAAACGAAGGAAGGCTGGGACCAGTACATAACGGCACGGGAAGTGCCCATGATGCTTGGATTGCAGGCAACGTTTAAGGATGCCGGCCGTCCAGTGGACGACGATTTTCCGCCTCTTGCCGTTACAGGACCGGAAGGACAAAGCTTCGGCTGGGATGAAGAACTGCTGGCGTATCTCCAGCCGCATTCCAGGCGGACGATGCAGCTGAGACGCTATAAGCCAAGCGATGAGCTGCTTGGCGTCGATGCTCGCAGTCTATTGATCATTACAGACCGGTCGCTGAACCTGCTTGAGCAAATGCTGGGACGTCCGGTTGATCACCGGAGATTCCGGGCGAATCTGCTGGTCTCGTTGTCTGATGATTACAGCGGCGATGAATACGGGTGGATTGGGAAACAGCTGAATATCGGAAATGCAAAACTGCAGGTGGTTGAGCCATGCGACCGATGCTCGTTGATTACCCTTGATCCGGACACCTATGCGCGCGACGTGTCTATCCTCAAAAAGGTGAACGAAGAAATGGGTCTGAATTTTGGCGTTTATGCGCAAATCATTGAAACGGGGGTCATCAGCCTGAATGACGAAGTATACCCCCAGTAGGTATTTTTAATGATTGACATATATACGGGTGGGGGGTATACTGGAGCCAATCAATGATAACAGGAAATGGATGTGTTGCGTATGCCTCCCGTGCAATCAAATGATCACGACCAGACCACCTTTGATATAACCGGAATGACTTGTGCCGCATGTGCGAACCGCATAGAGAAAGGGTTGAATAAACTTCCCGGCGTTGCTTCCGCAACGGTTAACTTTGCGATGGAAACAGCCCGCGTCGAGTATGCGCCGAGTGAAGTTTCCGCCCAGGATATAGAGCGCAAGGTCGAGCAGCTAGGTTATGCTGCCGCCGAACGCGTGGAAAGTGCCGTTGTGAAGAAGAATTCCGAAAGACAAGGACAAATCAGAAAGCTCGTGATTTCTGCCTTATTATCGCTCCCGCTTATTTGGAGCATGGTTGGACATTTCTCGTTTACTTCCTGGTTGTATGTACCGGAGCTGTTTATGAACCCGTGGTTCCAGCTTATTCTGGCAACGCCCGTACAGTTCTACATTGGCCGTTCCTTCTATGTCAGCGCGTATAAAGCTCTCCGCAACGGCGGCGCCAATATGGATGTGCTTATCGCGCTCGGAACATCGGCTGCTTATTTCTACAGTTTGTATGCAACCGTCAAATGGGAAGCGGAAGGCTCATCGATGCATCATGCGCCAGAGCTGTATTTTGAGACAAGTGCGATTCTGATCACCTTGGTATTGCTTGGTAAACTGTTCGAAACTTTAGCCAAAGGGCGCACCTCGGAAGCGATTAAATCGCTTATGGGCCTGAGAGCGAAGACGGCTACTGTCGTAAGAGACGGTCAAGAAATGATTATTCCCGTTGAACAAGTGATCAAAGGGGATGTCGTCATGGTTCGGCCGGGCGAGAAGATTCCGGTTGACGGTCTGGTGCTCGAAGGCGCTTCGGCTGTTGATGAAGCCATGCTGACGGGTGAGAGCCTGCCGGTAGAGAAAAGCGCAGGCGATGCTGTAATCGGAGCAACCATTAACGGTAACGGCGTATTGAAAGTCCAAGCAACAAAGGTAGGAGCGGACACGGCTCTTGCCCAGATTATCCGGGTAGTGGAGGAAGCGCAGGGCTCCAAAGCGCAGATTCAACGGGTTGCAGACGTTATTTCCGGTATTTTCGTTCCGATCGTAACGGGAATAGCGGTTGCTGCATTCCTGGTGTGGCTGATCTTTATCAAGCCGGGAGATTTAACCTCGGCACTTGAGACCGCAATTGCGATCCTGGTTATTGCCTGTCCCTGCGCGCTTGGTCTTGCGACTCCTACCTCGATTATGGCGGGTTCCGGCCGCGCGGCGGAGTTAGGCATTTTGTTCAAAGGCGGCGAGCATCTTGAACAGACCCACAAGGTGGATGCGATTATTCTCGATAAAACAGGAACGGTAACAAACGGCAAACCATCGTTAACGGACATCAATGTTGCAGATGACAGGGATGAAGCTGAATTTTTGCGTCTGGTTGGCGGAGCGGAGCAGCTCTCCGAGCATCCGCTCGCCGTGGCGATAGCTGACGGTATACGGGAGAGGGGTATATCTTTTGCTTCCGCCGAGTCGTTTGAAGCTTTGCCAGGCTTTGGAATCCGGGCCGTCGTGGAAGGCAAATCGGTATTAATCGGAACCCGCAGGCTGCTCGAGGAAAACGGTGTTCACGCGGAGGACGTTTATCCGGTCATGAACAGACTCGAGGAAGCGGGCAAGACCGCAATGCTGGTTGCCATTAATGAGCAATACGCCGGAATAATAGCCGCCGCGGATACAATTAAGGAGAGTTCGGTATCCGCGGTAGTGCGGCTCAAAGAGCTTGGAATCAAGGTCATCATGGTTACGGGAGACAATGAACGTACCGCATTAGCGATTGCCGCACAAGCTGGAATTGATCATGTACTTGCTGAAGTTCTGCCGGAAGGCAAGGCGGCGGAAGTGAAAAAGCTGCAGCAGCAAGGCCATATCGTTGCCATGGTTGGCGACGGGATTAACGATGCTCCTGCGCTGGCGTCAGCCAATATCGGCATGGCGATAGGCACAGGGACCGATGTGGCGATGGAAGCGGCTGACGTCACCTTGATGCGCGGCGATCTCGAGAGCATTCCGGATGCGATCTACATCAGCCGGATGACGATGCGGAATATTAAACAGAATCTGTTCTGGGCGCTTGGCTACAACACGCTTGGCATTCCGATTGCGGCAATTGGCCTGCTTGCGCCTTGGGTAGCCGGAGCGGCTATGGCATTAAGCTCGGTATCCGTTGTCCTGAATGCTTTAAGACTTCAAAAGCTCCAAGTAAGACGATAACAATCTTGCCTTTCTGCACCGCAATCGGATTAGGAGTTGTCCAATACAAGGAAAAGCCGTTATAATAGGCATATAGAAAAATGAAGAAAGTGGTGCAGCATGGGTCGTAAGTGGAATAACATTAAAGAGAAAAAAGCTTCGAAAGACGCTAACA
This region of Paenibacillus sp. JDR-2 genomic DNA includes:
- a CDS encoding MOSC domain-containing protein, with the translated sequence MAGQSIGKVKGITQYPVKSLAGNDMSKAVIEAYGLYGDRSHAFVDETKEGWDQYITAREVPMMLGLQATFKDAGRPVDDDFPPLAVTGPEGQSFGWDEELLAYLQPHSRRTMQLRRYKPSDELLGVDARSLLIITDRSLNLLEQMLGRPVDHRRFRANLLVSLSDDYSGDEYGWIGKQLNIGNAKLQVVEPCDRCSLITLDPDTYARDVSILKKVNEEMGLNFGVYAQIIETGVISLNDEVYPQ
- a CDS encoding heavy metal translocating P-type ATPase, with the protein product MPPVQSNDHDQTTFDITGMTCAACANRIEKGLNKLPGVASATVNFAMETARVEYAPSEVSAQDIERKVEQLGYAAAERVESAVVKKNSERQGQIRKLVISALLSLPLIWSMVGHFSFTSWLYVPELFMNPWFQLILATPVQFYIGRSFYVSAYKALRNGGANMDVLIALGTSAAYFYSLYATVKWEAEGSSMHHAPELYFETSAILITLVLLGKLFETLAKGRTSEAIKSLMGLRAKTATVVRDGQEMIIPVEQVIKGDVVMVRPGEKIPVDGLVLEGASAVDEAMLTGESLPVEKSAGDAVIGATINGNGVLKVQATKVGADTALAQIIRVVEEAQGSKAQIQRVADVISGIFVPIVTGIAVAAFLVWLIFIKPGDLTSALETAIAILVIACPCALGLATPTSIMAGSGRAAELGILFKGGEHLEQTHKVDAIILDKTGTVTNGKPSLTDINVADDRDEAEFLRLVGGAEQLSEHPLAVAIADGIRERGISFASAESFEALPGFGIRAVVEGKSVLIGTRRLLEENGVHAEDVYPVMNRLEEAGKTAMLVAINEQYAGIIAAADTIKESSVSAVVRLKELGIKVIMVTGDNERTALAIAAQAGIDHVLAEVLPEGKAAEVKKLQQQGHIVAMVGDGINDAPALASANIGMAIGTGTDVAMEAADVTLMRGDLESIPDAIYISRMTMRNIKQNLFWALGYNTLGIPIAAIGLLAPWVAGAAMALSSVSVVLNALRLQKLQVRR